A stretch of Halocalculus aciditolerans DNA encodes these proteins:
- a CDS encoding formate/nitrite transporter family protein, whose amino-acid sequence MPTDTSHFAGSTSSTDILARQIHSGLNQLERSASGLFLSAFSAGLDIGFGPLFMAVILTISAPSFGDPLKSLLVANAYAVGFIFVVLGRTELFTEHTTLAVLPVIDGRASVLQLLRLWGVVYVGNVVGATIFAVALAWLAPEYGIAEPRVFAEMAGPIVHHDAFALFAGAMLAGWLMGLLSWLVGAADSTLSRLVVVWLVAAVIGLAHLPHSIAGTVEVVAAVLTSSDFTLFDYGRFALFATTGNVVGGTVFVALLKYGHIVRGGE is encoded by the coding sequence GTGCCAACCGACACGTCTCATTTCGCCGGCTCGACGTCGAGCACGGACATCCTCGCTCGGCAGATCCACTCCGGGCTGAACCAGCTCGAACGCTCCGCGTCCGGCCTCTTCCTCTCCGCGTTCTCCGCCGGTCTCGACATCGGCTTCGGCCCGCTCTTCATGGCCGTCATCCTCACCATCTCCGCCCCGTCCTTCGGCGACCCCCTCAAATCCCTGCTCGTCGCCAACGCCTACGCCGTCGGCTTCATCTTCGTCGTCCTCGGCCGCACCGAACTCTTCACCGAACACACCACGCTCGCCGTCCTCCCCGTCATCGACGGCCGCGCGAGCGTCCTCCAACTCCTCCGGCTCTGGGGCGTCGTCTACGTCGGGAACGTCGTCGGCGCGACCATCTTCGCGGTCGCGCTCGCCTGGCTCGCCCCCGAATACGGCATCGCCGAACCCCGCGTCTTCGCCGAGATGGCCGGCCCCATCGTCCACCACGACGCCTTCGCCCTCTTCGCCGGCGCGATGCTCGCCGGCTGGCTCATGGGCCTCCTCTCCTGGCTCGTCGGTGCCGCCGACTCGACTCTCTCCCGCCTCGTCGTCGTCTGGCTCGTCGCCGCCGTCATCGGCCTCGCCCACCTCCCGCACTCCATCGCCGGCACCGTCGAAGTCGTCGCCGCCGTCCTCACCTCCTCCGACTTCACCCTCTTCGACTACGGCCGCTTCGCCCTCTTCGCCACCACCGGCAACGTCGTCGGCGGCACCGTCTTCGTCGCCCTCCTCAAGTACGGCCACATCGTCCGCGGCGGCGAATAA
- a CDS encoding GNAT family N-acetyltransferase: MSHGLFPERIETERLVLERMGVAETDYFEFYDLVRREDWEASTAEMPWFRLENLGEVAEFVEVVDEQWRGRERARYLIRATEEAGELVGTASLLPEWDEKRAGSDIVLAKEYWGRGYGTERACAFVELAFEVLDLDAYYTTCAAGNERSKRMIESYVERYGGRHEGLLRQHSARPDGGVTDQHRFSIIREEYEAATESEETLACELAW; this comes from the coding sequence ATGTCGCATGGGTTGTTCCCGGAGCGGATCGAGACGGAGCGGTTAGTGTTGGAGCGGATGGGCGTCGCGGAGACGGATTACTTCGAGTTCTACGACCTCGTGCGTCGGGAGGATTGGGAGGCGTCGACGGCGGAGATGCCGTGGTTCCGTCTGGAGAATCTGGGGGAGGTCGCGGAGTTCGTGGAAGTCGTGGACGAGCAGTGGCGGGGGCGCGAGCGGGCGCGCTACCTCATACGGGCGACGGAGGAAGCGGGGGAGTTGGTGGGGACGGCGTCGCTCCTGCCGGAGTGGGACGAGAAGCGCGCGGGCTCCGATATCGTGCTGGCGAAGGAGTACTGGGGCCGGGGGTACGGGACGGAGCGTGCGTGTGCGTTCGTCGAACTCGCGTTCGAGGTGTTGGACCTCGACGCCTACTACACGACGTGTGCGGCGGGGAACGAGCGGTCGAAGCGGATGATCGAGAGCTACGTCGAGCGATACGGCGGACGGCACGAGGGACTCCTCCGTCAGCACTCCGCGCGGCCGGACGGGGGCGTCACCGACCAGCACCGATTTTCCATCATCCGCGAGGAGTACGAGGCCGCTACGGAGAGCGAGGAGACGCTCGCGTGCGAGCTGGCGTGGTAG
- the radA gene encoding DNA repair and recombination protein RadA has translation MPEADLESLPGVGPATAEKLRDAGYESYQSIAVASPGELSNTADVGESSAADIINGAREAADVGGFETGTDVLERREQIGKLTWNIPEVDELLGGGVETQSITEVYGEFGAGKSQISHQLSVNVQLPREHGGLEGSTIFIDTEDTFRPERIDDMVRGLEDDVLEDAFELHGVEGSPDDEEAMDELVQSFLDKIHVAKAFNSNHQILLAEKAKEVAGEREESEWPVRLVSVDSLTAHFRAEYVGRGELASRQQKLNKHLHDLMRIGDLFNTAILVTNQVQSNPDAFFGDPTKPIGGNILGHTSTFRIYLKKSKGNKRIVRLVDAPNLAEGEGIMRVENAGLKPE, from the coding sequence ATGCCTGAAGCAGACCTCGAATCCCTGCCCGGTGTCGGCCCCGCGACCGCGGAGAAGCTCCGCGACGCCGGCTACGAGTCCTACCAGAGCATCGCCGTCGCCAGCCCCGGCGAGCTCTCCAACACCGCCGACGTCGGCGAATCCTCCGCCGCAGACATCATCAACGGCGCGCGCGAAGCCGCCGACGTCGGCGGCTTCGAGACCGGGACGGACGTCCTCGAACGACGCGAACAGATCGGGAAGCTCACGTGGAACATCCCCGAAGTCGACGAACTCCTCGGCGGCGGCGTCGAGACGCAGTCCATCACCGAAGTCTACGGCGAGTTCGGTGCCGGGAAATCCCAGATCAGCCACCAGCTCTCCGTGAACGTCCAACTCCCCCGCGAGCACGGCGGCCTCGAAGGCTCCACCATCTTCATCGACACAGAAGACACCTTCCGCCCCGAGCGTATCGACGATATGGTCCGCGGCCTCGAAGACGACGTCCTCGAAGACGCCTTCGAACTCCACGGCGTCGAGGGCAGCCCCGACGACGAAGAAGCCATGGACGAACTCGTCCAGAGCTTCCTCGACAAGATCCACGTCGCGAAAGCCTTCAACTCCAACCACCAGATCCTCCTCGCCGAGAAAGCGAAAGAGGTCGCCGGCGAACGCGAAGAATCCGAGTGGCCGGTCCGCCTCGTCTCCGTCGACTCCCTCACCGCCCACTTCCGCGCCGAATACGTCGGCCGCGGCGAGCTCGCCTCCCGCCAGCAGAAACTCAACAAACACCTCCACGACCTCATGCGGATCGGCGACCTGTTCAACACCGCCATCCTCGTCACCAACCAGGTCCAGTCCAACCCCGACGCCTTCTTCGGCGACCCGACGAAACCCATCGGCGGGAACATCCTCGGCCACACCTCCACCTTCCGCATCTACCTCAAGAAATCGAAGGGGAACAAGCGCATCGTCCGCCTCGTCGACGCCCCCAACCTCGCCGAAGGCGAAGGCATCATGCGCGTCGAGAACGCCGGCCTGAAGCCCGAATAA
- a CDS encoding 60S ribosomal export protein NMD3, translating into MTADAATFCPRCGDPVEPAEVGATRRERSLCNDCYFEDFDLVDVPERVHVTVCAHCGAIHRGRRWVDVGARDYTDIAIEETTEALGVHKGAEEFSWQVEPEQVDETTIRMHCFFSGVVRGEPMTEEITVPVRIGKQTCKRCGRKAGDYYASVVQIRGHDREPTDEEMDRGKEIANEMVTAMEATGDRNAFVTDVSEKPEGLNIKLSTTKLGKRVSNKLIEEFGGDVSASETLVTEDEDGNEVYRVTFAVRLPQFTPGTVIDPEDGDGPVLVRSTHGNLKGVRLATGDTYEAAFEDGANPDAKKLGTREDGETTTVVAVEDDHAVQVLDPVTYEAKTVPRPDYFDADADEVRVFKSRSALHVLPDADA; encoded by the coding sequence ATGACTGCCGACGCCGCTACGTTCTGCCCGCGGTGCGGCGACCCCGTGGAGCCCGCCGAGGTCGGCGCGACGCGACGGGAGCGCTCGCTCTGCAACGACTGCTACTTCGAGGACTTCGACCTCGTCGACGTCCCCGAACGCGTCCACGTCACCGTCTGTGCGCACTGCGGGGCCATCCACCGCGGTCGCCGCTGGGTCGACGTCGGCGCGCGCGACTACACGGACATCGCCATCGAGGAGACCACGGAGGCGCTCGGCGTCCACAAGGGCGCAGAGGAGTTCTCCTGGCAGGTCGAACCCGAACAAGTAGACGAGACGACCATCCGCATGCACTGCTTCTTCTCCGGCGTCGTCCGCGGCGAACCGATGACGGAGGAGATCACCGTACCCGTCCGCATCGGGAAGCAGACGTGCAAGCGCTGCGGGCGGAAGGCCGGCGACTACTACGCGAGCGTCGTCCAGATTCGCGGCCACGACCGCGAACCCACCGACGAGGAGATGGACCGCGGGAAGGAGATCGCGAACGAGATGGTGACGGCGATGGAGGCGACCGGCGACCGGAACGCCTTCGTCACCGACGTCTCCGAGAAGCCCGAGGGCCTGAACATCAAGCTCTCCACGACGAAGCTCGGAAAGCGCGTATCGAACAAGCTCATCGAGGAGTTCGGCGGCGACGTCTCCGCCTCGGAGACGCTCGTCACCGAGGACGAGGACGGGAACGAGGTCTACCGCGTCACGTTCGCCGTTCGCCTCCCCCAGTTCACTCCCGGCACCGTCATCGACCCCGAGGACGGCGACGGCCCCGTGCTCGTGCGGAGCACGCACGGGAACCTGAAAGGCGTCCGCCTCGCCACCGGCGACACCTACGAGGCCGCCTTCGAGGACGGCGCGAACCCGGACGCGAAGAAACTCGGGACGCGCGAGGACGGCGAGACGACGACGGTCGTGGCGGTGGAGGACGACCACGCCGTTCAGGTGCTCGACCCCGTGACGTACGAGGCGAAGACCGTCCCGCGCCCCGACTACTTCGACGCCGACGCCGACGAAGTGCGCGTGTTCAAATCACGCTCCGCCCTCCACGTCCTCCCCGACGCCGATGCGTGA